A genomic window from Cyprinus carpio isolate SPL01 chromosome B9, ASM1834038v1, whole genome shotgun sequence includes:
- the si:dkey-3d4.3 gene encoding actin-fragmin kinase, whose amino-acid sequence MNQGSGACLWTSVPQHCPAPCDRYKHVSCAHRGHVYVLGGREKSLLRDFWKYNVVCDKWAELPCDSEDAPEELEEHTMVAYQGLLYVFGGMQDSSYTKSIMPLWVFDTVKECWINWKTRSETLQGVTPANRKGHSAVIFGSSMYVYGGYIDIRGSTKEFWKFDFDSRVWSLLSSVQGGPGPRHGHSAMTYQDSMYLYGGLQGLREQKDLWSWSSTSQTWSCINFHSGPSRLVGHSAVLFKDSMLIFGGGETQSSPQSSLWRFNLTAKTWKKLGLLPGSPSLCRIHHCSIGIGQSFQPTSPNAIYLRKIPNSHNIYNQLRPFKNKCQPSRPTLQEPCIELQTFQMDKKKYLPDLSIAVKDTKLKGTCLTQETISEKRNSGDLAEETEEAMFLHMPDLLLVLGGKPLQGQHAISVWHMTMA is encoded by the exons ATGAACCAGGGGAGCGGTGCTTGTTTGTGGACCTCAGTGCCTCAACACTGCCCTGCACCATGTGATCGTTACAAGCATGTGTCTTGTGCCCACAGAGGCCATGTTTATGTACTAGGTGGCAGAGAAAAAAGCTTGCTAAGAGATTTTTGGAAATATAATGTGG tatGTGACAAGTGGGCAGAGCTTCCCTGTGATAGTGAAGATGCACCTGAAGAACTGGAGGAGCACACAATGGTAGCATATCAG GGACTTCTGTATGTCTTTGGAGGAATGCAAGATTCATCTTATACTAAATCAATAATGCCTCTTTGGGTGTTTGATACag taaaaGAGTGCTGGATTAACTGGAAAACAAGGAGTGAAACTTTACAg GGAGTGACACCAGCAAACAGAAAAGGGCACAGTGCTGTCATTTTTGGGTCATCTATGTATGTCTACGGTGGATACATTGATATAAGAGGATCAACAAAGGAATTCTGGAAATTTGATTTTG ATTCCAGGGTGTGGTCGCTCCTAAGCAGTGTACAAGGTGGGCCTGGTCCCAGACATGGTCACTCAGCTATGACATACCAGGACTCTATGTACCTTTACGGTGGCCTGCAGGGCCTGAGGGAACAGAAGGACCTGTGGAGCTGGAGTTCTACCAGCCAAACCTGGAGCTGCATCAATTTCCA TTCAGGTCCTTCCAGGCTGGTTGGTCACTCTGCTGTATTGTTTAAGGACAGCATGCTCATCTTTGGTGGTGGGGAAACCCAGAGCTCTCCTCAGAGCAGCTTGTGGAGGTTCAACCTGACAGCAAAAACCTGGAAGAAGCTAGGATTGTTGCCTGGATCCCCCTCTCTGTGCCGGATTCATCACTGCAGCATTGGCATAGGCCAGAGTTTCCAGCCAACATCACCAAACgccatttatttaagaaaaatacccAACTCTCACAACATCTATAACCAGCTAAGACCATTTAAGAACAAGTGCCAACCATCCCGCCCCACTTTGCAAGAACCCTGTATTGAGCTCCAGACTTTCCAAATGGACAAAAAGAAGTATTTACCAGATTTAAGTATTGCAGTGAAAGACACTAAGCTGAAAGGAACCTGTCTCACCCAGGAGACTATTAGCGAGAAGCGGAATAGTGGTGACCTGGCAGAGGAAACCGAGGAAGCCATGTTTCTCCATATGCCTGACTTGCTGTTAGTTCTGGGTGGTAAACCTCTACAAGGACAGCATGCAATTTCAGTGTGGCATATGACAATGGCATAA
- the inhbb gene encoding inhibin beta B chain, whose amino-acid sequence MDTLFKKMSIPILSVTCLMACILSVQCSLGSETVSQESQCASCGLGHPDDSGRIDTDFLEAVKRHILNRLQMRERPNITHPIPKAAMVTALRKLHAGKVREDGRFEIPNLDGHAAHNEVQEETSEIISFAESDDVTPSKSSLYFLISNEGNQNLYVLQANLWLYFKLLPGTQEKGLRRKVTVRVRSYEPSGQNVHWPMMEKRVELKRSGWHTFPVSEAVREMLAKGGRRQDLDIHCEGCEAANVLPILVDPSDPSHRPFLVVRAQQADGKHRIRKRGLECDGTNGGLCCRQQFYIDFRLIGWNDWIIAPAGYYGNYCEGSCPAYMAGVPGSASSFHTAVVNQYRMRGMSPGSVNSCCIPTKLSTMSMLYFDDEYNIVKRDVPNMIVEECGCA is encoded by the exons atgGACACGTTATTTAAGAAAATGAGTATTCCCATCCTCTCTGTCACCTGTTTAATGGCTTGCATACTCTCAGTTCAGTGTAGTCTGGGCTCTGAGACTGTGTCTCAGGAGTCTCAGTGTGCCTCTTGTGGACTCGGGCATCCGGATGATTCGGGGCGAATAGACACAGACTTTCTGGAGGCGGTTAAAAGGCACATATTGAACCGACTGCAGATGAGAGAGAGACCAAATATCACTCATCCCATTCCCAAAGCTGCCATGGTAACGGCGCTGCGCAAACTTCACGCGGGTAAAGTTCGGGAGGACGGGAGGTTTGAAATTCCCAACTTGGATGGACATGCTGCCCACAACGAGGTGCAAGAAGAAACGTCGGAAATAATCAGTTTCGCCGAGTCAG ATGATGTGACTCCATCAAAGTCCAGCCTCTACTTCCTGATTTCAAATGAGGGAAATCAGAACCTGTATGTGTTGCAGGCAAACCTGTGGCTGTACTTCAAGCTTTTGCCAGGTACTCAGGAAAAAGGACTGCGGCGGAAGGTGACAGTGAGGGTGCGCTCCTATGAGCCCAGCGGGCAGAACGTGCACTGGCCCATGATGGAAAAACGTGTGGAGTTGAAACGCAGTGGCTGGCACACCTTCCCCGTGTCCGAGGCAGTGCGGGAAATGCTTGCAAAAGGGGGTCGCCGACAAGACCTTGACATTCACTGTGAGGGCTGCGAGGCTGCCAATGTTCTTCCCATCCTGGTGGACCCAAGCGATCCCTCACACCGTCCATTCCTGGTGGTCCGTGCCCAGCAGGCAGATGGCAAGCACCGCATCCGAAAGCGAGGCCTGGAGTGCGACGGCACCAATGGCGGTTTGTGCTGCCGACAGCAGTTTTACATTGACTTCCGGCTCATTGGCTGGAACGACTGGATCATCGCGCCAGCAGGGTACTACGGAAACTACTGTGAAGGCAGCTGCCCAGCTTACATGGCAGGTGTTCCGGGCTCTGCCTCATCATTTCACACAGCAGTAGTTAACCAGTACCGCATGAGAGGCATGAGTCCTGGTTCGGTCAACTCCTGCTGCATACCCACCAAACTCAGCACCATGTCCATGCTCTACTTTGATGACGAATACAACATCGTCAAGCGTGACGTGCCTAACATGATCGTGGAGGAGTGTGGCTGTGCCTGA